Proteins found in one Tamandua tetradactyla isolate mTamTet1 chromosome 3, mTamTet1.pri, whole genome shotgun sequence genomic segment:
- the CCDC195 gene encoding coiled-coil domain-containing protein 195, which produces MWAEMDRLEKKNQVLQTSLTASSQRASGSGEESSDGRGKEAIDLDDLGKVPGQSPAVLQGCISTMSAPAEREHQGNVMIVRRYSISPSVHSHAANDPWKLGKRHPNSGILETHRTVQSLAHSSNKKQANEEKIFVADSFTNNCSSEGTSPGHDFGCRDKLKTVRFLIPRDMSPYSENSSSLKYSQNQTINQLSTITE; this is translated from the exons atgTGGGCAGAGATGGACagactagagaaaaagaatcaagtcCTCCAGACGAGTCTGACTGCAAGTAGCCAGAGAGCCTCAGGCTCAGGGGAAGAATCAAGCGATGGCAGGGGAAAAGAAGCCATAGACCTTGATGACCTGGGGAAGGTTCCTGGACAATCTCCAGCTGTCCTTCAAGGGTGTATTTCCACTATGTCAGCACCAGCCGAGCGAGAACACCAAG GCAATGTTATGATTGTGAGACGCTACTCCATCTCCCCATCAGTTCATTCACATGCTGCAAATGATCCCTGGAAACTTGGGAAAAGACACCCAAATAGTGGAATTCTAGAGACTCACAGAACAGTTCAATCACTGGCACATTCTTCAAATAAGAAGCAAGCTAATGAAGAAAAGATTTTTGTAGCAGATTCCTTTACTAACAATTGTTCCAGTGAAGGCACTTCTCCTGGGCATGATTTTGGTTGCAG ggataaGTTAAAGACAGTGCGTTTCCTGATTCCCCGGGATATGTCTCCATATTCAGAAAATTCAAGTTCTTTGAAATACTCACAAAATCAGACCATCAACCAGCTAAGTACCATAACAGAGTAG